From Lysinibacillus sp. SGAir0095, the proteins below share one genomic window:
- a CDS encoding DUF421 domain-containing protein — protein MDFHWIWKAILIVIGGTLILRIAGRKSISQMTLAQTVIMIGLGSLLIQPVAGEDVWTTLLVGITLVLTLVVVEYIQLKSDKVEKFITGKSKILIENGSLHEQNLRKLRITVDQLEMSLRQQSVKDIKDIQYATLEPNGRIGYILKEEAQPASKKDIQLVQQEIHQLALLMNSNLANQIQFSEQSKNDQQPNLFTEVENKPHKSNQPKHLQ, from the coding sequence GTGGATTTTCATTGGATATGGAAGGCTATATTGATTGTGATTGGAGGAACGCTAATACTCAGAATTGCTGGAAGAAAATCAATATCGCAAATGACATTAGCTCAAACAGTGATCATGATTGGACTGGGTTCGTTATTAATACAACCCGTTGCGGGTGAAGATGTTTGGACGACACTTTTGGTAGGAATCACGTTAGTCTTAACATTAGTAGTGGTGGAGTATATTCAACTGAAGTCTGATAAAGTTGAAAAGTTCATTACAGGCAAATCGAAAATATTAATCGAAAATGGGTCATTACATGAACAAAATTTAAGAAAATTAAGGATTACGGTCGATCAACTTGAAATGTCTTTAAGACAGCAGAGTGTAAAAGATATAAAAGACATACAATATGCAACGTTAGAACCGAATGGACGTATTGGTTACATTTTAAAAGAAGAAGCACAACCTGCCTCTAAAAAGGACATTCAATTAGTGCAACAAGAAATTCACCAATTAGCTCTTCTGATGAATTCAAATTTAGCAAATCAAATTCAATTCTCGGAGCAATCGAAAAATGATCAGCAGCCCAATTTATTCACAGAGGTGGAGAATAAACCACATAAATCAAATCAACCTAAGCATTTACAGTAA